TCACAGTCATTTATCAGTTAGTCCTCCTGAAATGTTAAAGCGAGATACTTCACCGGCAGTCATGCAGGGCTGATTACTGAAGTGCGTTTAAGCAGTCTTCGAATAGCGCTTCTGAGCTGCTGGTTTCCCAAGCCGTAGACAAGAGGATTGCAAATGGCGTTCAAACCCAACGCGAAGATGTATGCGTACATCTTAATTTGCTTCATGGGCTTGCTATAGCTACAGTAATCTCCCTTTTTCTGAGGATCATCTGGGAGCGCACGGGCAATACGGAGGCTGATAAATAAGAATAGTGGGAGGAAACTCAGAAGACAAAGTGCGGCAACAATGGCCAGGATGCCAGCCCCTTTCAGCTCTTGTATTATAGTGGATTTTCTTGGGTTGTTGTCCTGTGTTCGGATCCGTTTTCGATGGTTACGGGACACTCTGAAGATGTAGATGTACGAGCATAAAATGGTCACCAACGGGATACCCAAAATTGTAAGCAAAAAGAAAACCCGATACGCTTCAGTCGTCTCCGACGGTTTTCCCTTATTCCCCCCCCAACGTAAAGCTGCATTTTAGGCATGGATGAAAAGCGTGAACAAGCTCTCGAAAGGCTCCGTTGTCGTTTGCTTGCGGAAAGACCAAAGTTACAAGGGCAGCCCACAGCCACATTGCAATGGAAGCGATCAGCGTTCGGCGATTGGTCAGTATAACTTGGTAACGCAAAGAGAACCTGACGGCGATGAAACGATCCACGCTGATCAACGCCAGATGAAGAATGATATCGTGGTGAAAAATAAGCTGAAAAACGCGTTTGGTTTGCATAACTTGCGAGAATGAATACTGCTGTTGTTGGATCTATGTTTTATCTCTGTGGAGATAATTTGGAGAATAAAGGAGATAGGTATCAAACTATCAGCAACGCACAAGCTCATCACAATCATGTTAGACGCAGTTCGCAGGttggaaaatttgcaaaaagctcTGAGAACCAGGGAGTTCCCACAGGCACTTGCGATAATGACGGCGGATGCGATGCTTGTGAATGCGATCTGTTGGTCTCCCCAATCTAGATCTGGTGGGGTGCAACTCCGATTCACGTTTCTGTTGAGAGTGTGCGGTTACTGGTTAAAGAGGACGCCGTTTGGGATTTGAAGAAGGAGACCTTTAGCatctgtttttttgtctttcttgtttACTTTAATGATTTAGGTGGTCTGAACATAGATTATTTGCACGCCGTATTTGACATTTCCTTATAGATCCTGACGTGTACTGAGAAACTATTGCAAGCCAATAACTAGAAAACATACTAACTGAAATGTTGCTAATTAAGTTgtccgaaaaaagaaaattttccacTCGCCCGTTTCATCTGTTACTTAATTTACTGATAAAGAACAAGATTGGTAATCATACGCAAAATTGACGAGAAGAGTCAGTCAGGTGCGGCAGTTAACTTAGCGATGGTTTACTGAAGTTGTCTCTTCAAAGCGCACATACTAaggcaatgaaataaattatatttaccGAATGCAAAAAGTTAGTAAGTTAAAATTGCCAACGCACCTGTTAGCAGTTTTAGCGCATGACTGCGGAATCTCATAACAAcggttttatatttttttttcgagACATACATCCAAGGTTTTTCTAAAATTAGTAGTAAGCTTCACCGatgggaaacccgagtatctcgagatgcgcagaacaattgcgcaataacaatagtaggcactacTACTTACTTGCTTATCTAGAACTAAAAAGTGTCTTAAAATTTGATAGAATGTTAAATTTGTATTGAAGAATGAGAATTTGCACTCCAGGTGTTGCTCGTTTAAGAAATTTCTCGTCCCTTAAAGAAAGGATTGAATTTACCGACAACGTGCAGTACGTGCGTTTTCGAATGGCCTTTATAGTGTCATTTGCTTGAAATTTCCATTAGAACCAAAGCGGAACATGATTTTCTCATTTTAACATGCAATGGTCTATCTGCAGGAAAACAACTATGACAACAGACGCTAGAAATGAAACTGTTGAGTTAATCGTTgacaagcaaaaaataaatatgtccGTTGTAGACTATGGACTCAAttctttgttttggctttcgtgTTAAGACCTGACAGATGTTTAAATTTGTTGTGttgactttttttcttcagttaacTGACTTAAATAGGtgtgtttgtttcttttcttgatATCATACGGAAGTTTTGCAATAAAACGTGTGGCCGTATGTTTTTACAAAAAGTTTAGTGTTAATTCGTAAACTGGGTGATTTGGGAGTTTTTTGCTTAATTGTGTctattttcgttttatttcaccCTTCCTTGACCGCCGTTTGGCTGTCACTCTTCCCAACGGCAATTTTGTCGTTTACAAAATGTTGTTCCCAACGTTGAaccgaagaaaattaaaatgatgaCCCTGGAGAAAGCTATTAAGGTTTTAATTATCCTTTTAATTGCCCGCAATTTAAGGCTGGCTTTTCTATTCTAAAGAACGTGTTTCCCGCTCATTGCAGTCTACACTTTTCAGAGTTGGTTTTCAGTCATAGATACGCGTCGCGTATAGagcgtattcataaatggcggtcaagaaattagtcttttgtttttatgctaatcatccctGACTAGCCTGGTTAGCacggacaaaattcaaaagaactttCGCTCCAAAGTGAGGCGAGTGAGGATGATTATAGctcaaagacaaaagaataatttcttggccgccatttatcaGGGTCGGCCAGGGTTTTGGGGTATACGGCCGTATACAGGGGCTTTTTAAATCgggtatacggtatattgcAGCTTAAACACGGATATTCGgtatatcactttctttgaatttcaggtatacagtatacaatgcttccattaattttgggtatatttggatgaatttttggtatttttgggtattttggcgaATTTTTTTCGGGTATACTGGCTCAATCTTGGGTCCATTGCtgttcttattatatattaatgacctGCCTGAGTGTTTAAGATCAACCACTCCATGcatgtatgcggatgatacccAAATCTTCTCATCCTCTTACGATGCCAACGAACTTTTCGTCAAACTAAATTCTGATCTCGCTCGTGTCCGCAACTGGCTTAtagaaaacaaacttcaaatgcaCCCCTCTAAATCTAAATAGATAGTGGCTTTTCCACTTTCAACAACTGGAGCCAATTTAATAAACAGGAAGTTGGCTAATTTTGCTCTGCAAGGAAAGCTGCATAATTTAATTCCCTGTGTGGGTTTTGAATAGTTACTTAATTGATTGCCTCGGGTCATACGATTGACAGGCCTGAAAGTCTAATCACCTTTTAAGGTGCGGCTGATCAGTCATTGCGTCGAAACACTGACGTTTTAGGGACTTGAAGATCTACGAGGGCGTTGTCTGGCAActaaaacgccacaaaacaataggatcattggttaaaagaggaaaaataatcctGATGCACGCGCGGCGCGCATTTTGCGCCCATATTTTTGCctactctgcataacaacgattTGATATCACCtgaatttgaagttttgactaCAACGtgaacaacaaaattaattcaaaCCTTTCATTCTGTATCATGATTTTTACTCACAAACCACTcctaccaatttattttcagcCATACTTCGGCCACACTtaacgacgtgaacgagatggaataatcgggAAAGAATTacgatattgcaaagttatattttgagacgATGTTTCGTCGACGTCGAAGATCTCGGTTGACGTCCCTGTTTGCTGTTGATTATTCGCACGCAAGACAAATACAAGTATAATCGTGCTTCatcaaaaaaaccaaaaactctTTCTAAAACGAACACACTATAACCCagcacaacaacaaaaacaacaactgacaacaacaacaacaactgatgtTTTCAAACGTTGGTGGAAGACATTTAGTTGCGTTTAAATAAAAACCCGCAAGGGAGTTATCATATGATATGTCCACACAAATATGGACTTCGAACTTGGGTATAATATTGTGGCACCTGCAAGTTAAGTATGTGACGTGAATGAAGACCGACTGAATTATTGCTCCTCCATTTTATCTTCTGAGTATTACCTTGTAATAAttggatggaaagaaaaatacgaTTCAACAAAGCAACCATAAAAGCCTCGTGCTCAAAGTCGGAATATTGGGTATCTAAGGATCGAAATATTTTTGCCGTAAAGTCTTCTTGGACCTTACGAAAAAAATACCTGTGGCACCCAGGATAGTTTTGCTAGGACCTAAAATCCGCACTTTGTTTTATTGCACTTTTAAACAATAGTTCATTTTAGGATTAACCATTTCTAATTAGCGCTTTTTTTTCATACTCTGTAATAACGCAGTACGAAAACAAGAACTTAGTATATGATTATTTCAACTTCAAGTCATTGTTGACAGGGTCACAGAGATGACTTCTGTGACGACGATTTAAATTCTCGGTTTCTCTGTGTGACATCCGTCTGAAAACTTCAAGGCGGATAGCAGTTGGCTCTATGTATTAATAAAGTTTCAGAAGGTAAAGCTTAGGATAAAAAAATCGTAACACTGATTCCTATTTGATAcatttttcaaaagcaaaaaggCTAGGCTAGTTTACAGGTCTCCTTCGTCTCATATGTTGTAATATAAATTAATTAGGAAGCTTAAGTAACGACAACTGCCACAGCAACTAGAACGTCatgtcaaaatataaattcaactcattgtaatcacttcgtgattatttcaacCGTTTTAATGTggcaagggtgtggtagttccgcaaaaatgacactggtcggaacggcccTTAATTTCGGGgagaacatgaaaatttatcttccaatgctgacgttctccataaaacctcaaatttggctattttacgttgttgttttgcagacgacggcaaagaaatgcacaaagCTAAAAAACGCTCGtgtagggcgtgcaaagctattgcttttttcccactaaaatttccaaatttgtgacgttctcgttgcctttgctgttgttgttgcttaaactccctcatATAAGCGGAGGCAGTGTGCCCCATTAGTTTGGACTTTAGAATTATCTGCGAGAAATATGCTCTTGATTTAAATCGCACTAGTTTGTTTCTCTTCCGCTTTAAGTGAATACCAACTAGTTAATTGCCTTTTTTGCTGATCTAGGTTTCCTCAGAGTTTTGTTCTCATTTTTCATTGCTTAAATTGCTTGTTTCTAAAGATACATGACTGCAAAAGCTTGAAGTTAAATTGACTTTGCCAGAAAGAGGATCTTTGCTTTCACGCCAACTTACAGACTTTGTTACAAAAAGACTGGTATTTTGAGACTTCTGGATGGTGCTCTCATAAGCTTACAGTCGAATGTACTGGGTGGGTTATTAAGCGCCCTTGAACATTCGTCGTAGAGCTCGCCTAACTTGCTGGTTTCCCAAGCCGTAGATAAGTGGATTGCAGATGGCGTTCATACTCATCGCTACGTTGTAAGCGATCTTTTTAATTCCTGGTATTTTGGGGTCATAGCAATTGTCACAAAGTTTGGCGAAGGTACGGAGGCACATAAATAttaatgatggcaagatactcAGAAGGCAAAGTGAAACAGTAATGGCGAGGACACGAGCCCCTTTTAGTTCCTGCTTTAGGATTAAAATTCTTGACGCGTCGTTCTGTGCTGCGATGTGGTTTCGGTGTTTGTAGGACACTATAAAGATGTAGCTGTACGAGCATAGAATGATCACCAAAGGGATTACTAGTTGTGTTATCATGAAGATCGCGTACGCTTGGCTTCGATTGGGCCTCTTGATCATGATGGAGACTCTTTGGCATGGATGGAAAGCATTCTTTAATGTTTCGAAGGTGGCATCGTTATGACTTGCTTTCAGGGCTAGCGGAAAGACCAAAGTTATCAGGGCAGCCCACAACCACATCGCAATAGAAGCAATCAGCGCTCGGCGATGGGTCAAAATAGAGTGGTACCGCAGAGAGAACTTGATTGCCACGAAACGATCCACGCTGATCAACACCAGATGAAAAATGATGACCGAGGTCAAAAAGAAGCTACACGAGGTGCTTGCCTTGCAAAAAAGTTCGATTTTGTCGTCAGGTCCATGTTTTTTAAGGGCATGCTTCATCATGTGGAGAATGAGTGAGACAGGAATTAAAATATCGGCAACGCACAAGCTCATCACTATCACGTTCGAAGCGGTTCGCAGGTTGGAGAATTTGCAGAACGCTCTGATCAGGAGAGAGTTTCCACAGGGGCAAATGATGATCACGACGACTTGGACGACGACGTGTGTTACATCGATTGGGTTTTGATCAGGGCCTATTGAATTTCCTTCCCAACAATTTATCGCCAAGGATGGAACTGGGGTTTGATCAGGGcaagttgaattttctttcgaaTAATTTTTCGCCATAGCTTTCCAGTGGGGCTAACAGTAATAGATGGGACTTGCAATGAGGAGACCTGTACAGTTTCGTTTTCTCGTGTCGGTTTCCGTCGACAGGTGATCTCAAAATTCAATAACTTGGAGTTATTAAAAGGTAATGCAAACTCACATTAGACGAATTTAGCCTGATTGACAAATATTGTAACTCTAACTCAGCGTTTTCCAATTTACTTAAGTTGAATCACTCAGTGCGGTGAGTTTTGCGCATAAATGTCATATTAATTGTTTTAACTTAACACAAATTAGCTCATCAAGACCCACGGTTTACTTAAGTTCCTCATAAATGTGTTTACAATGACAAGTCCATTTACGTCGGACCAGAGGAACACGTAGCTTCATGTAGACGGCTTTTTCGAGGAAAAAGTTATAAATTAAGAACATACCCAGATCATGTGCCCcataaaataacttaaaatttaCTGGTAAAAAAAACAGTCTCctttagataattttttttggacttGGATAGTTAATTAGTTTCCTTAAATTAATCACAAAGAACCTGATAAGAAGGTTGTGGCTTTCGGGCGTTGCTGTGGCAACAGGTGTTCGGACAAGGAAGGTGAGGGAAATAGACTTCACTGAAAACTTGTAATAAGCCACTTCCAACGAATTAAGAATGGTgcgtactaattcaaagatatttttgcctcggtttatgattatacaggaagtgtagatcttaacaagtgttaacGAAATctaacaagaaaattgggggtaaccacgcatttttcaaaaataattcatgaacaatatttgcaaaaagctttaaaattcaaatcaatgtatggcgttctttctcggATAGTTTTAACCACTCAacaatatccctgtattagtaagcttcactcagtgatgggaaacccgagtatctcgagatgcgcagaacagttgtgcagtaacaatagtaggcactacTACTTACTTGCTTATCCAGAACTAAAAAGTGTCTTAAATTTGATAGAATGTTGCATTTGTACTGGAGAATGACAATTTTCACTCTAGGTGTTGCTCGTTGAACAAATTTCTCGTCACTTAAAGAAAGGACTCAATTTACCGACAATGTGCAGTATGTGCGTTTTCGAATGGCCTTTGTCGAATCATTTGCTCGAAATTTCCATTAGAGCCAAAGCGAAACATGATTTTCTCATTTTAACATGCAATGGTCCATCTGCAGGTAAACAACTATGACAACAGTTGTCTGGATCCATCTGTTCATGACAAAAATGGTTACCAGACAAAGACTGGAACAAGACGCTAGAAATGAAACTGTTGAGTTAGTCGTCGacatgtaaaaaataaatatgtccGTTGTAGACTATGGACTTAATTCTTTGTTTTGGCTTCCATATTAAGACCTGACAGATGTTTAAATGTTGTGTtgacttttgttttcttcagttataACTGACTTAAATAGCTgttttggtttctttccttGATATCATACTGATCATACGGAAGTTTTGCAATAAAACTTGTGGTATGTTTTCACAAAAAGTTTAGTGTTAATTCGTAAACTGGTGGTTTTGGGAgcttttgtgtttattttcgttttctCCCAACTTTCTTTGACCGCCGTTTGGCTGTCACCCTGAAAGTTTTATTTCTTCCCAACGGCAATTTTGTCCTTTACAAAATGTTATTCCCAACGTTGAaccgaagaaaattaaaatgatgaCCCTCGAGAAAGAAAAATTCTAAATTTTCCCGGCTCCACGCAGTTAGATATTAAACTTAAggccaagtaaaaaaaaacacctgtttCTTGTCcggatttcaataaaaaaagagaGCGGGCGGGcggttttttttgttagttaTTATTTCCTATTGTATGCAGGTTGCTTTCTTTACACATTATTACCTTCCCCCAGGGATACGTTGGAGTTCTTAGGTCAAATATTAAATAAAACGAAACAGATATTGATTAAACacaagtttgtttaattttgatacACACAAAGGGTTAACATTGAAAGTTTACATTATTTTGGTGTGTACACAGCAGCAATGGGCTTTACACATATTTGATGTTATAAGAACACCTTCTTAATGTTAAAAAACACTAGAACGGTGTACAATATACACCTTTTGGGTGTATTGTGACACCGCCATAGGGTTTTGTTAACCCGATTTTCGTGTTATTTAACACTTGTTTTGACAAAAAAGACACTAAATCGGTGTTACCGTGACACTGGAAAGGTGTTTTCAAACACAGTCAAATTTGTCGTGATGTGATACTAACACCAGTTTGGTGTAAAGTTAAGCCAAACTAGTGAACGACCGAACTAAGTACAAGGTAAAAGTGACACCTGTTGGTTTTTgctcataaaaataataaaagaagaGAGGCGGCGCTAAAAAATGAAGCGGGCGGGGACGAGAaacatatgtttttttttttgcttggcCTAATGCTGGTCGAGCATTGAGCTATTTCATTAAGGTTTTCATTATCCTTTTAATTGTCGGCGATTTAAGGTTGGCTTTTCTATCTAAAGAACGTGTTCCCCGCCTTTTAAAACAGAAATGTTGATTTCGTTACAGTTTTGTCCTCATTGCAGTCTACACTTTCAGAGTTTTCAGTGGTTGATACGTAtgcgtattcataaatggcggtcaagaaattaggcttttgtttttatgctaataatcctcactagcctcgttagcacggaCAAAATTCAAATGAACTTTTGCtgcaaagtgaggctagtgaggatgattagctcaaagacaaaacaattatttcttggccgccatttatgatgaatacggtctatcgtttggggtcagaatatgcaaatttgtcacttcATCAGATGTCAACTAATACGCCAATTTGTCACTGACTCAGTTGAACTCAAATCGATGTGGCAGCGATCACTATCGATTTTCCGACGTTTCACTTCCCGACGTTTGACTTTTCGAAGTCTTATTCTTCAACTTTTCTTCGTTCCGACGGGAATGATACTCGTTGCAGTCAGCAACGTGCTGACTGTGCTATGTCTGTTAAAAATGAATGCAAagagaaatttgctcgtcgatCCGCCAAGTTCACAGGTCTACTCGTATTAGAAAAGGAGCCCGCAGTGAGATTGCCGTGGACAGTGATAACTGTTTTCACCTAAAGCAAATTACTactctttttgtttgttattattatttcatcattctgTTGGTTATATTCAATACCTATAAGGTATACTTGTAACACatttaaaggctggttttcactagcaacgaggtcggagtcggagtcggagtcggactCGTAGTCAGTCGGAGTCGTAAATATATGTGATTTGCCAGtggggaggtccgtatagcaaaaaactgtgaccaaggtcttgaaaataatgcccgaggccgcaggtcGAGGGCAGCTTTTTGAAGACCGAGGTCAcggtttttcgctatacggaccgaccgaTGGTAAAtcacttattaattttttcctctctttctcccatcctctctgaaatcacttatTAAATTGTTGACTTGCACCGCGCTTGATGACGAATGCAGtattagtcctgttccgggactccctcttacacCGCCCTAagaatgggcctggaacccaggcgggaaaagagagagtcttGAATTACTTGCAGGGAAGACCTAAGACAGCAATGACCTGAaccaaggttgctgaccagcgattttcgttaaaacaatggtttgctggggttACTCAGTCttgcgggctcagaaaacctggttgtggcaGGCGCTGATCGGAATTTTGACGCCATTTTGCCcccccaaaactgggggaaaaaCCATAATTAGAAAAAGATTacttatttgggcatagtttattcgGAGTGCTTTTATACTGGAAACATGgcggataatgtgaaaggaaattatgatGCCAAGTTTCTGaaggcaattgatttcgcgtttaagaaatgccactttaaCTTTGTgcctaaaggcgctgttacactgtgaaatgtttcgtgcaactttcttttctcgcaatgttttggcgacattgtggcgggacaaattgcaacggccaaaatcgttgcgagacaagttgcaagagccgttgctgaaagtagaattaggttctacttttcgtgcaacttgtctcgcaacgaatTTGGCCGTTGCTGGATATGTtccactgtgaaatgtttcgtgcaacttgtccagCCACAGTGTCGGCAAAACATTGCTAGACAAggtgcacgaaacatttcagagtgtaacagcgccttaaggcggaacaactgcaaaCTATTCATGCACTCGTTACGTAACCGGTAACGATCGatgtttttgttaaacctgcaacaggatttggcaagtctgtttgctacattgctgttcctttaatatgtttgtgattttctttgatccgagtccgatgttaattgtaaatcagtccttcttatcgtgaTTCCCTATCGAggaagatcagatggatgacatTTTCTTGCCTGAATCCCAACTGAATAGCTGCTGCATGAAGCTGGCGCAGAAGtttaattgctctcccgagaGTCTTCATGAAGAATCCGTGCGAGAGCAGCTgctgaaattgcaaaaaaatatatcgtATGCTGTTGACGAGGCTCACTGTGTGTTACAGTGCATTGCCAAGTATGAAACTTACAAATGTACTGTAGGttgtggatgtgaatcgctcaacaATGACAAATAAATCTCCAGCTGGAGCCGTAgatcttgtttacaaacaagaCACCACACAAAGCACTTTCCATGTGGTATTATGTTTgttatatacatactgagattgaACACCCTCCTTAAATTATGAcaagctttatttaaacaaatgtgGTCAAACaacaatcactgaaagaaagcaGCTTCGTAAAAAGCGAAAGAGctcaaataaaatccaaaacttatgaATCGAAATAAAGTTGGCTTATCTGTATTCGCCTCCATCTTCACCGGCGTCTGACAGAGCGAATAAATTCTGCTAGATATCTGTCGAGGTCCTCAGGAGTAATTGCTGACAACTCTCGCTCTTCCTTTTTTCGCCTCTTAAAAAATCATTCAACAGTTTTACGTCTCCGGCTTAGTTTTTCcttgtgtgtttttgttttcaagactttCGACGTACTCTTCTACCGAAGAATCGTGGATAACGAAACGCTTTTCACTCATGGCTTTCGCCGAGACAGGAACTTTCAATATTAACGATGGAAGAAATGCGAATAAAAACTATTTGCTCTCTTCAGACTCGCAAAGCGATGGCTTGTGCGGTGTACGAAACCGCGCCAACCAGCCTTGAATGAAAACTTCAACTCGCCGTACGGCTCACACGTTAAAAAACATGATACGCGGCTCCTGATTGAGGCTATCGCTTTTCTCACATGTGGTAAAAGCGATACgcgacatttgattggtttacatcgGTTTGGCAACGAAAATTTACTCTGCGGCTTTTCAGTgtgtaaatctcagtatgtatataataaatgtCAATCATCGATTATCCGCGGGGCGTTAATTATCagaattctttttttctggttaaaatttgttcgtgagtattaattaataaggatgaAGATGATTTTCCTTCCACTAAATCCTTTTCtttctgaaactcattgttagaGATAAATTACTCTGAGATAtcctatgctatatttactagttcagCGTTTGATCAAATGtattgcgatcttctctcagtcgttacatttattcggcaataattttccaacatcatTGCGATAGGGATTTTTCTCCACGACAATGTTATTTTCCTGACACACCAAATCACACAGTAAAGTATATGCATATGATTTTTTTGTCGGAGTTTCCATGTTTCCTTTGTTTACATATCCACCCTGGCATCTAATGcactatgattggctcattccgatcatgcgcctgcaagtaatacaggactctctttTCTCGCCAGGGatccaggcccatttttaggGCGGGGTGAAATGGAGTCCCGGAACAAGActaatgcagtattaaagcgacttacaaactgaacgtttcaaagagaaataccGATATTTTTAATTGATAAACGTAACTTCTGTATGTCAACGGATTCGCTgtcaaaaaaatggaaatttaaggtcatcacacaagctcaccCAGCCAAGGCTAGTATGCCGCCCGCCGTGAGTGGGCCGGATGAGaaattccgcccgctcccgaaaccaatcagattacagggtttgttgaattccgcccgctcacgcactgagaaaaaaataagagcgcttatgacctagtaaaaatcaaagatcacagtcgtaagcggagtc
The Montipora capricornis isolate CH-2021 chromosome 10, ASM3666992v2, whole genome shotgun sequence genome window above contains:
- the LOC138020957 gene encoding trace amine-associated receptor 13c-like translates to MAKNYSKENSTCPDQTPVPSLAINCWEGNSIGPDQNPIDVTHVVVQVVVIIICPCGNSLLIRAFCKFSNLRTASNVIVMSLCVADILIPVSLILHMMKHALKKHGPDDKIELFCKASTSCSFFLTSVIIFHLVLISVDRFVAIKFSLRYHSILTHRRALIASIAMWLWAALITLVFPLALKASHNDATFETLKNAFHPCQRVSIMIKRPNRSQAYAIFMITQLVIPLVIILCSYSYIFIVSYKHRNHIAAQNDASRILILKQELKGARVLAITVSLCLLSILPSLIFMCLRTFAKLCDNCYDPKIPGIKKIAYNVAMSMNAICNPLIYGLGNQQVRRALRRMFKALRWGGNKGKPSETTEAYRVFFLLTILGIPLVTILCSYIYIFRVSRNHRKRIRTQDNNPRKSTIIQELKGAGILAIVAALCLLSFLPLFLFISLRIARALPDDPQKKGDYCSYSKPMKQIKMYAYIFALGLNAICNPLVYGLGNQQLRSAIRRLLKRTSVISPA